From Lysobacter auxotrophicus, the proteins below share one genomic window:
- a CDS encoding TPM domain-containing protein, whose translation MRLFKHLFAPSAKRLFPGDSLKRITDAIAESERHHSGEICFAVEPALHPRAVMSGAQARDRAHEAFAQLRVWDTHANNGVLLYLLLADHRIEIVADRGFQGRVSDEQWRGVCQLIEERLRAGEAEAGVLAGVEALTAILVEHFPREEGAHDVNELPDLPYVL comes from the coding sequence ATGAGGCTCTTCAAGCACCTGTTCGCGCCATCGGCCAAGCGCCTGTTCCCCGGCGACAGCCTCAAGCGCATCACCGACGCGATCGCCGAGAGCGAGCGCCATCATTCCGGCGAGATCTGCTTCGCCGTCGAACCGGCGCTGCATCCGCGCGCCGTGATGTCGGGCGCGCAGGCCCGCGACCGCGCGCACGAGGCGTTCGCCCAGTTGCGCGTGTGGGACACCCACGCCAACAACGGCGTGCTCCTGTACCTGCTGCTGGCCGATCACCGGATCGAGATCGTCGCCGACCGCGGCTTCCAGGGCCGCGTGAGCGACGAGCAATGGCGCGGCGTGTGCCAACTGATCGAAGAGCGGCTTCGCGCCGGAGAGGCCGAAGCCGGCGTGCTGGCAGGCGTGGAGGCGCTCACGGCGATCCTCGTCGAGCATTTCCCGCGCGAGGAAGGCGCCCACGACGTCAACGAGTTGCCGGATCTGCCGTACGTGCTCTGA
- the rsmA gene encoding 16S rRNA (adenine(1518)-N(6)/adenine(1519)-N(6))-dimethyltransferase RsmA, translating to MSTRSPHFTEPAKKHLGQHFLTDRGIIDNIVRAVDPKPGDRLVEIGPGQGAITFPLLDRHKELTVIEFDRDLIFPLTEAARAHGTLEVIHRDVLTVDFTALARNAGDEGGQIRLVGNLPYNLSSPILFHALEHAAAIRDMHFMLQKEVVDRMAAGPGSKVYGRLGVMLQAYCHVTALFDVPPGAFRPPPKVDSAVVRMVPRAPESIGIDDHALYAAVVRDAFGQRRKTLRNALSNQCDAAAIEAAGVRPDARAEQIEVADFVRLANSLARQRNA from the coding sequence ATGAGCACGCGCAGCCCCCATTTCACCGAGCCCGCCAAGAAGCATCTCGGCCAGCACTTCCTGACCGACCGCGGGATCATCGACAACATCGTGCGCGCCGTGGACCCCAAACCCGGCGATCGCCTCGTCGAGATCGGTCCCGGCCAGGGCGCGATCACCTTCCCGCTGCTCGATCGCCACAAGGAACTGACGGTGATCGAGTTCGACCGCGACCTCATCTTCCCGCTAACCGAGGCCGCGCGTGCGCACGGCACGCTGGAAGTGATCCATCGCGACGTGCTCACCGTCGATTTCACCGCGCTGGCGCGCAACGCCGGCGACGAGGGCGGACAGATCCGCCTGGTCGGCAACCTGCCGTACAACCTGTCCTCGCCGATCCTGTTCCATGCGCTGGAACATGCGGCGGCGATCCGCGACATGCACTTCATGCTGCAGAAGGAAGTCGTCGATCGCATGGCCGCCGGGCCCGGCAGCAAGGTGTACGGGCGCCTCGGGGTGATGCTGCAGGCGTACTGCCATGTCACCGCGCTGTTCGACGTCCCGCCGGGCGCCTTCCGCCCGCCGCCGAAAGTGGACTCGGCCGTGGTGCGGATGGTGCCGCGCGCGCCCGAGTCGATCGGCATCGACGACCACGCGCTGTATGCGGCCGTAGTGCGCGACGCCTTCGGCCAGCGCCGCAAGACGCTGCGCAACGCGCTGTCGAACCAGTGCGACGCCGCCGCGATCGAAGCCGCGGGCGTGCGCCCGGATGCGCGCGCCGAACAGATCGAGGTCGCCGACTTCGTGCGGCTGGCCAACTCGCTCGCACGACAGCGCAACGCGTGA
- a CDS encoding putative quinol monooxygenase codes for MSRCALLARLEAKPGKEEEVERFLRGALPLAEAEPGTRTWFALRFGPTSFGIYDTFDTEAARQAHLDGPIAAALMERAGELLASPPQIDRVDLLASKLPH; via the coding sequence ATGTCCCGCTGCGCGTTGCTCGCCCGCCTGGAGGCCAAACCGGGCAAGGAAGAGGAAGTCGAGCGCTTCCTGCGCGGCGCCCTGCCGCTGGCCGAGGCCGAACCCGGCACGCGGACCTGGTTCGCGCTGCGCTTCGGTCCGACGTCCTTCGGCATCTACGACACCTTCGACACCGAGGCCGCCCGCCAGGCGCATCTGGACGGCCCGATCGCCGCCGCGCTGATGGAACGCGCCGGCGAACTGCTGGCCAGTCCGCCCCAGATCGACCGCGTCGACCTGCTCGCGAGCAAGTTGCCGCATTGA
- a CDS encoding symmetrical bis(5'-nucleosyl)-tetraphosphatase, producing MSIWAIGDLQGCYDATQRLLERINFDPARDRLWFCGDLVNRGGQSLETLRLVHSLREHSVVVLGNHDLSLLAIGERREDEQRKVNPDLQRIVLAEDRDVLLDWLRLQKLVHVDRSLGWMMVHAALAPQWTTQMAERFAREIEERLHGDQFRRLLKNMYGDKPAWHPKLAGIDRHRAIINVFTRMRYCTPRGRISFEDKGAPGTQPVGLYPWYEVPGRAERDLKIVCGHWSTLGLFIGHGVHAIDTGAVWGGKLTALQLDTDELRIVQVAGRDVPAQPPRPRPPHHGDDKRAQRPRPNHNGQPRRHHHGRPHANGQQGPRNDAPASAPGPSVERDRD from the coding sequence ATGAGCATCTGGGCCATCGGCGACCTGCAGGGCTGTTACGACGCGACGCAGCGACTGCTCGAGCGCATCAACTTCGATCCGGCGCGCGATCGCCTGTGGTTCTGCGGGGACCTCGTCAACCGCGGCGGGCAGTCGCTGGAAACCCTGCGCCTGGTGCATTCGCTGCGCGAACACAGCGTGGTGGTGCTCGGCAACCACGACCTCTCGCTGCTGGCGATCGGCGAGCGTCGCGAGGACGAGCAGCGCAAGGTCAATCCCGACCTGCAGCGAATCGTGCTGGCCGAGGATCGCGACGTGCTGCTGGACTGGCTGCGCCTGCAGAAGCTGGTGCACGTGGACCGCTCGCTCGGCTGGATGATGGTGCACGCCGCGCTCGCGCCGCAGTGGACCACGCAGATGGCCGAACGCTTCGCGCGCGAGATCGAGGAGCGCCTGCACGGCGACCAGTTCCGTCGTCTGCTCAAGAACATGTACGGCGACAAGCCCGCGTGGCATCCCAAGCTCGCCGGCATCGACCGCCATCGCGCGATCATCAATGTGTTCACGCGCATGCGGTATTGCACGCCGCGCGGCCGGATCTCGTTCGAGGACAAGGGCGCGCCGGGTACGCAGCCGGTCGGGCTCTATCCCTGGTACGAAGTGCCGGGCCGCGCCGAGCGCGACCTGAAGATCGTGTGCGGCCACTGGTCGACGCTGGGGCTGTTCATCGGTCACGGCGTGCACGCGATCGACACCGGCGCGGTCTGGGGCGGCAAGCTCACCGCGTTGCAGCTGGATACCGACGAGCTGCGTATCGTGCAGGTTGCGGGCCGCGACGTGCCTGCGCAGCCGCCGCGTCCGCGCCCGCCGCACCACGGCGACGACAAGCGCGCGCAGCGTCCACGTCCGAACCACAACGGGCAGCCGCGCCGCCACCACCACGGGCGGCCGCATGCCAACGGACAGCAGGGACCGCGGAACGACGCGCCCGCTTCCGCCCCGGGCCCTTCTGTTGAACGCGATCGGGACTGA
- a CDS encoding TerC family protein: protein MIELLTDPHVWLTLVTLSAIEIVLGIDNLVFISIAVSKLPYAQREKARKFGIAVACITRIALLLTLAWLAGLTNDLFNVFGQGISVRDLVLILGGAFLLVKGSMEIRDLIVGESEEEDIHTKPKASFMGVIAQIAVIDIVFSLDSVIAAVGMANHTPVMVAAILLAVAVMLLASKPLGQFIDHNPTIKMLALAFIVLVGVYLVADGFELHIPKGYIYGAMAFSALVECLNLWAKRRAQRRLQPE from the coding sequence GTGATCGAACTGCTGACCGACCCCCATGTGTGGCTCACCCTGGTGACGCTGAGCGCGATCGAGATCGTGCTGGGTATCGACAACCTCGTCTTCATCTCCATCGCGGTGAGCAAGCTGCCGTACGCGCAGCGCGAGAAGGCGCGCAAGTTCGGCATCGCGGTGGCGTGCATCACGCGAATCGCGCTGCTGCTCACGCTGGCGTGGCTGGCCGGGCTCACCAACGACCTGTTCAACGTGTTCGGCCAGGGCATCTCGGTGCGCGACCTGGTGCTGATCCTCGGCGGCGCGTTCCTGCTGGTGAAGGGTTCGATGGAGATCCGCGACCTCATCGTCGGCGAGTCCGAGGAAGAGGACATCCACACCAAGCCCAAGGCATCGTTCATGGGCGTGATCGCGCAGATCGCGGTCATCGACATCGTCTTCTCGCTCGACTCGGTGATCGCCGCGGTCGGCATGGCCAACCACACGCCGGTGATGGTCGCCGCGATCCTGCTCGCCGTGGCCGTGATGCTGCTGGCGTCCAAGCCGCTGGGCCAGTTCATCGACCACAACCCGACGATCAAGATGCTGGCGCTGGCCTTCATCGTGCTGGTCGGCGTGTATCTGGTCGCCGACGGTTTCGAGCTGCACATCCCGAAGGGCTACATCTACGGCGCGATGGCGTTCTCGGCGCTGGTGGAATGCCTCAACCTGTGGGCGAAGCGCCGCGCGCAGCGTCGCCTGCAGCCGGAGTGA
- a CDS encoding peptidylprolyl isomerase, whose translation MKKLLASALAVAVLSGAVLPGATALAQTAASVQPIDGIAAIVDEDVILKTELDRAVNNILAQYAGRENQLPPRDVLQRQVLERLVLVKLQVARAQGTGVRVTDQEVEQAIAGIAQQNRVSPEQLRQQLAREGTPYTDFRNSIRDELLIQRLRQRFAQSRVSVSEAEVDAAMAAQANQGAQYHLAHILVALPEGATAEQIATAQKKVEGVKSLIDKGEMDFSAAAVRYSDSPNALEGGDLGWRSMDEIPNAFASLMRNMSAGQVTDPIRGPSGFQLLKLVEVRDASQAGPNMVTQYQARHILIRISDSVDDAKAKAQIQTLQARLMGGADFALLAQENSQDQSSAGKGGELGWFTRDEFGPEFGNAVAGLQPNQVSQPIRTQAGYHLIKLEGTRETDVGDRNRRAQVQETIGRRKLEDEWNRFLREMRGEAFVDVRVGKTADAEATPAAPASNG comes from the coding sequence ATGAAGAAACTACTCGCGTCCGCCCTTGCCGTCGCGGTGCTCTCCGGCGCCGTCCTGCCCGGCGCGACCGCGCTCGCCCAGACGGCGGCGTCCGTCCAGCCCATCGATGGCATCGCCGCCATCGTGGACGAGGACGTGATCCTGAAGACCGAGCTGGATCGCGCGGTGAACAACATCCTGGCCCAGTACGCAGGACGCGAGAACCAGCTGCCGCCGCGCGACGTGCTGCAGCGCCAGGTGCTCGAGCGCCTGGTGCTGGTGAAGCTGCAGGTCGCACGCGCCCAGGGCACCGGCGTCCGCGTGACCGACCAGGAAGTCGAGCAGGCCATCGCCGGCATCGCGCAGCAGAACCGCGTCAGCCCCGAGCAGCTGCGCCAGCAGCTGGCGCGCGAAGGCACGCCGTACACCGATTTCCGCAATTCGATCCGCGACGAGCTGCTGATCCAGCGCCTGCGCCAGCGTTTCGCGCAGAGCCGCGTGTCGGTGAGCGAGGCCGAGGTCGACGCCGCGATGGCCGCGCAGGCCAACCAGGGCGCGCAGTACCACCTCGCCCACATCCTCGTGGCGCTGCCCGAGGGCGCGACCGCCGAGCAGATCGCCACCGCCCAGAAGAAGGTCGAAGGCGTCAAGTCGCTGATCGACAAGGGCGAGATGGACTTCTCCGCCGCTGCGGTGCGCTACTCCGACAGCCCCAACGCGCTGGAAGGCGGCGACCTGGGCTGGCGCAGCATGGACGAGATCCCGAACGCGTTCGCCTCGCTGATGCGCAACATGTCGGCCGGCCAGGTCACCGACCCGATCCGTGGCCCGAGCGGCTTCCAGCTGCTCAAGCTCGTCGAGGTGCGCGACGCCTCGCAAGCCGGCCCGAACATGGTCACGCAGTACCAGGCGCGCCACATCCTGATCCGCATCAGCGACTCGGTCGACGACGCCAAGGCCAAGGCACAGATCCAGACGCTGCAGGCCCGCCTGATGGGCGGCGCCGACTTCGCCCTGCTCGCGCAGGAGAACTCGCAGGACCAGAGCTCCGCCGGCAAGGGCGGCGAGCTGGGCTGGTTCACGCGCGATGAATTCGGCCCCGAGTTCGGCAACGCCGTCGCCGGCCTCCAGCCGAACCAGGTGTCGCAGCCGATCCGCACCCAGGCCGGCTACCACCTGATCAAGCTCGAAGGCACGCGCGAGACCGACGTGGGCGACCGCAACCGCCGCGCGCAAGTCCAGGAAACGATCGGCCGCCGCAAGCTCGAGGACGAATGGAACCGCTTCCTGCGCGAGATGCGCGGCGAAGCCTTCGTCGACGTGCGCGTCGGCAAGACCGCCGACGCCGAAGCCACGCCTGCCGCCCCGGCCAGCAACGGCTGA
- the lgt gene encoding prolipoprotein diacylglyceryl transferase: MTVLHQIDPIAFHLGPLQVHWYGIMYLLGFGTAWWLGRMRVRAGRLPGVNEQSYGDLLFYAMLGVVLGGRLGYVFFYSFSDLLRDPLMLFRIWEGGMSFHGGLIGVVAAAWWWSWKHKLHLMDTVDFLAPLVPPGLGFGRLGNYIGGELWGKYTQAGWGVIFPRAEAELAGMSLPQLQAQFATGALDRLARHPSQLYQAALEGLTMFLLLWWFSSKPRPRYAVSGLFALLYGSFRFLVEFVRVPDAQIGYLAFGWLTMGQVLSLPLIALGLFWLFVWSRRQPTLEPRPFVPVK, encoded by the coding sequence ATGACCGTCCTGCACCAGATCGACCCGATCGCCTTCCACCTCGGCCCGCTGCAGGTGCACTGGTACGGGATCATGTACCTGCTGGGCTTCGGCACGGCGTGGTGGCTGGGCCGCATGCGCGTGCGCGCCGGCCGGTTGCCGGGCGTCAACGAGCAGTCCTACGGCGACCTGCTGTTCTACGCGATGCTGGGCGTCGTGCTCGGCGGCCGGCTCGGCTACGTTTTCTTCTATTCCTTCAGCGACCTGCTGCGCGATCCGCTGATGCTCTTCCGCATCTGGGAAGGCGGCATGAGCTTCCACGGCGGGCTGATCGGCGTCGTGGCCGCGGCCTGGTGGTGGTCGTGGAAACACAAGCTGCACCTGATGGACACCGTCGATTTCCTCGCGCCGCTGGTGCCGCCGGGCCTGGGCTTCGGCCGGCTGGGGAACTACATCGGCGGCGAACTCTGGGGCAAGTACACGCAGGCCGGCTGGGGCGTGATTTTCCCGCGCGCCGAAGCGGAGCTGGCCGGCATGAGCCTGCCGCAGTTGCAGGCGCAGTTCGCGACCGGTGCGCTCGACCGTCTGGCACGCCATCCGTCGCAGCTCTACCAGGCCGCGCTGGAAGGCCTGACGATGTTCCTGCTGCTGTGGTGGTTCTCCAGCAAACCGCGTCCGCGCTATGCGGTGTCGGGCCTGTTCGCGCTGCTGTACGGCAGCTTCCGTTTCCTCGTCGAATTCGTCCGCGTGCCCGACGCGCAGATCGGCTACCTCGCGTTCGGCTGGCTGACGATGGGCCAGGTGCTGAGCCTGCCGCTGATCGCGCTGGGCCTGTTCTGGCTGTTCGTGTGGTCGCGCCGGCAGCCGACGCTGGAACCGCGGCCGTTCGTGCCCGTGAAGTAA
- a CDS encoding thymidylate synthase, with the protein MKQYLDLLRHVLEHGADKSDRTGTGTRSVFGWQMRFDLSEGFPLVTTKKLHLRSIVHELLWFLQGETNIAYLKDNKVSIWDEWADAQGELGPVYGKQWRSWAGADGVEIDQIRWVVEEIKRNPDSRRLIVSAWNVADLPRMALMPCHTMFQFYVANGKLSCQLYQRSGDIFLGVPFNIASYALLTHMVAQVCGLGVGDFVHTLGDAHLYSNHFDQAREQLSRTPRALPQLRLNPDVKDIFGFAFDDIAIEHYDPLPAIKAPVAV; encoded by the coding sequence ATGAAGCAGTACCTCGACCTGCTGCGCCACGTGCTGGAGCACGGCGCCGACAAGTCCGACCGCACCGGCACCGGTACGCGCAGCGTGTTCGGGTGGCAGATGCGTTTCGATCTGTCCGAAGGCTTCCCGCTGGTCACCACGAAGAAGCTGCACCTGCGCTCGATCGTGCATGAACTGCTGTGGTTCCTGCAGGGCGAAACGAACATCGCGTACCTGAAGGACAACAAGGTCTCGATCTGGGACGAATGGGCCGACGCGCAGGGCGAACTCGGCCCGGTGTACGGCAAGCAGTGGCGCAGCTGGGCGGGCGCCGACGGCGTCGAGATCGACCAGATCCGCTGGGTCGTCGAGGAGATCAAGCGCAATCCCGATTCGCGGCGGCTGATCGTCAGTGCATGGAACGTCGCCGACCTGCCGCGCATGGCGCTGATGCCGTGCCACACGATGTTCCAGTTCTACGTCGCGAACGGAAAGCTGAGCTGCCAGCTGTACCAGCGCAGCGGCGACATTTTCCTCGGCGTGCCGTTCAACATCGCCAGTTACGCGCTGCTGACCCACATGGTCGCGCAGGTGTGCGGGCTGGGCGTCGGCGATTTCGTCCACACGCTGGGCGACGCGCACCTGTACTCCAACCACTTCGATCAGGCGCGCGAACAGCTCTCGCGCACGCCGCGCGCGCTGCCGCAGTTGCGCCTGAATCCGGACGTGAAGGACATCTTCGGCTTCGCCTTCGACGACATCGCCATCGAGCACTACGACCCGCTGCCGGCCATCAAGGCGCCGGTGGCGGTCTGA
- the pdxA gene encoding 4-hydroxythreonine-4-phosphate dehydrogenase PdxA, whose product MTPVRLALVPGEPAGVGPELCVRLAQQPRDYALTAFADARTLRAAAQAVSLPLRLLGPDDAATRPGELALVDIPNAALPEFGQPDPRNAAAVIDALREAAQGCLDGRFDGVVTGPVHKAVINEGGIAYTGTTELLAEQAGRDVVMMLANDVVRVALVTTHLPLREVADAITAPALERTLRITHDALRRDFGIAEPVIAVLGLNPHAGEAGHLGHEEIEVVEPLLARLRDGGMHLVGPLPADTAFLPAKLRGFDAVVAMYHDQGLPVLKFSGFERAVNLTLGLPYPRVAVDHGTALELAGRGTADPSSLFAAADTCARIAQLRNPTRQPPA is encoded by the coding sequence ATGACCCCAGTTCGGCTCGCGCTGGTGCCGGGCGAGCCGGCGGGAGTCGGTCCGGAACTCTGCGTCCGTCTGGCGCAGCAACCCCGCGATTACGCCCTGACGGCCTTCGCCGATGCGCGCACCCTGCGCGCCGCGGCGCAGGCCGTTTCGCTACCGCTGCGCCTGCTGGGCCCGGACGATGCGGCAACGCGGCCCGGCGAGCTGGCGCTGGTGGATATCCCGAACGCGGCGCTCCCTGAATTCGGCCAACCCGATCCGCGCAACGCGGCAGCGGTGATCGACGCGCTTCGCGAGGCCGCGCAGGGATGTCTCGACGGCCGCTTCGATGGCGTGGTCACCGGCCCCGTACACAAGGCGGTGATCAACGAAGGCGGCATCGCCTATACCGGCACCACGGAGCTGCTGGCAGAACAGGCGGGCCGCGACGTGGTGATGATGCTCGCCAACGACGTGGTACGCGTGGCGCTGGTCACCACGCACCTGCCGTTGCGAGAGGTCGCCGACGCGATCACCGCGCCAGCCCTGGAACGCACCCTGCGCATCACGCACGACGCGCTCCGCCGCGACTTCGGCATCGCCGAGCCGGTGATCGCCGTGCTCGGCCTCAACCCGCACGCCGGAGAGGCGGGGCATCTGGGGCACGAGGAAATCGAGGTCGTCGAGCCGCTGCTGGCACGACTGCGCGACGGCGGCATGCACCTGGTCGGGCCGCTTCCGGCCGATACGGCGTTCCTGCCGGCCAAGCTGCGCGGCTTCGATGCGGTGGTCGCGATGTACCACGACCAGGGGCTGCCGGTGCTCAAGTTCAGCGGGTTCGAGCGCGCGGTGAACCTGACCCTCGGCCTGCCCTACCCGCGCGTCGCGGTCGATCACGGCACCGCGTTGGAGCTGGCCGGCCGCGGCACCGCCGATCCGTCCAGCCTGTTCGCCGCGGCCGACACCTGCGCTCGCATCGCACAGCTCCGCAACCCGACCCGCCAGCCCCCGGCATGA
- a CDS encoding VOC family protein, translated as MSVPTTPEGYHSVTPYLVVDNASAALDFYRDALGAQEIYRLPMGGKIGHAEIRIGNSMLMLSDEWPDMDAYGPKHRGGATATFVVYVPDVDAAFDKAVRRGAKVDRPVQDQPWGDRMGTVVDPFGHKWSLATHVEDVSPEELKRRMAEWQDQQATA; from the coding sequence ATGAGTGTCCCCACCACTCCCGAGGGTTATCACAGCGTCACGCCGTACCTGGTCGTCGACAACGCCAGCGCTGCGCTGGACTTCTACCGCGATGCGCTCGGCGCGCAGGAGATCTACCGCCTGCCGATGGGCGGCAAGATCGGCCACGCCGAGATCCGCATCGGCAACTCGATGCTGATGCTGTCGGACGAATGGCCCGACATGGACGCCTATGGGCCGAAGCATCGCGGCGGCGCGACGGCGACGTTCGTCGTATACGTGCCGGACGTGGACGCGGCGTTCGACAAGGCCGTGCGCAGGGGCGCGAAGGTCGACCGTCCCGTGCAGGACCAGCCCTGGGGCGATCGCATGGGCACGGTGGTCGATCCGTTCGGCCACAAGTGGAGCCTGGCCACGCACGTCGAGGACGTATCGCCCGAGGAACTCAAGCGCCGCATGGCGGAATGGCAGGACCAGCAGGCGACGGCGTAG
- a CDS encoding dihydrofolate reductase encodes MKVSLIAALDRHNAIGRDNDLPWRLPDDLKRFKALTLGKPVLMGRKTAQSLGRALPGRRNLVLTRSGAVPFDGMQAVGSIDDALRIAQADDADELCVIGGGEVYVLTLPIATHLLLTHVDTQVEGAEAFFPAFDASQWRAVARERREADAKHAFAFEFVDYVRA; translated from the coding sequence ATGAAGGTGAGCCTGATCGCCGCGCTCGATCGCCATAACGCGATCGGCCGCGACAATGATCTGCCGTGGCGCCTGCCGGACGATCTCAAGCGCTTCAAGGCGCTGACGCTTGGCAAGCCGGTGCTGATGGGGCGCAAGACCGCGCAGTCGCTCGGTCGTGCGCTGCCGGGCCGCCGAAACCTGGTGCTGACGCGTTCGGGTGCGGTGCCGTTCGACGGGATGCAGGCCGTGGGCTCGATCGACGATGCGCTGCGTATCGCGCAAGCCGATGACGCAGACGAGCTGTGCGTGATCGGCGGCGGCGAGGTGTACGTGCTGACGCTGCCGATCGCGACGCACCTGCTGCTGACGCATGTGGACACGCAGGTGGAGGGGGCTGAGGCGTTCTTCCCGGCATTCGACGCGTCGCAGTGGCGCGCGGTGGCACGCGAACGGCGCGAGGCGGACGCGAAGCACGCGTTCGCGTTCGAGTTCGTGGATTACGTGCGCGCTTAA
- the apaG gene encoding Co2+/Mg2+ efflux protein ApaG translates to MNRSTDYSFDITVATRYLDSQSEPGQDRYVFAYTISIRNNGSEPARLTRRHWLITDGNGKVQEVEGEGVVGEQPWLRPGDDFEYTSGAVLETTHGMMEGTYTMVGDDGTPFETPIPAFTLSVPRTLH, encoded by the coding sequence ATGAACCGCAGTACCGACTATTCCTTCGACATCACCGTGGCGACCCGCTACCTCGACAGCCAGTCCGAGCCGGGGCAGGACCGCTACGTGTTCGCCTACACCATCAGCATCCGCAACAACGGCAGCGAGCCCGCGCGGCTGACGCGTCGCCATTGGCTGATCACCGACGGCAACGGCAAGGTGCAGGAAGTCGAAGGCGAAGGCGTCGTGGGCGAACAGCCGTGGCTGCGTCCCGGCGACGATTTCGAATACACCTCCGGCGCGGTGCTGGAGACCACGCACGGCATGATGGAAGGCACCTACACGATGGTGGGCGACGACGGCACGCCGTTCGAGACGCCGATCCCCGCCTTCACCCTGTCCGTGCCCCGCACGCTGCACTGA
- a CDS encoding LemA family protein, translating into MVRLVQAFVLLVMVATLSGCGYNTIQEKDEAANAAWSEVLNNYKRRADLVPNLVATVKGYASHEQQVLTQVTEARSRVGSINVNANDPASLAQFQQAQGELQSAIGRLLVVSENYPQLKADQNFLQLQAQLEGTENRITVARQRFIRAVQDYNTTIRRFPVNLTAMMFGHKARPNFTVENEAQIQEAPKVDFGAPAQPQAPQTPQTPQPPQQQPAPSNG; encoded by the coding sequence ATGGTCCGTCTGGTGCAAGCGTTCGTGCTGCTCGTGATGGTCGCCACGCTCAGCGGCTGCGGCTACAACACGATCCAGGAAAAGGACGAGGCGGCCAATGCCGCCTGGTCGGAAGTGCTCAACAACTACAAGCGCCGCGCGGATCTCGTGCCCAACCTGGTCGCGACCGTGAAGGGCTACGCCAGCCACGAGCAGCAGGTGCTCACGCAGGTGACCGAAGCGCGATCGCGCGTGGGCAGCATCAACGTCAACGCGAACGACCCGGCCTCGCTCGCGCAGTTCCAGCAGGCGCAGGGCGAACTGCAGAGCGCGATCGGCCGGCTGCTGGTGGTGAGCGAAAACTACCCGCAGCTCAAGGCGGACCAGAACTTCCTGCAGCTGCAGGCGCAGCTGGAAGGCACGGAAAACCGCATCACGGTCGCGCGCCAGCGCTTCATCCGCGCGGTGCAGGACTACAACACCACCATCCGCCGCTTCCCGGTGAACCTCACGGCGATGATGTTCGGCCACAAGGCGCGCCCGAACTTCACGGTGGAGAACGAGGCGCAGATCCAGGAAGCGCCGAAGGTCGACTTCGGTGCGCCGGCGCAGCCGCAGGCACCGCAGACGCCGCAAACCCCGCAGCCGCCGCAGCAGCAGCCGGCGCCGTCGAACGGTTGA
- a CDS encoding diacylglycerol kinase — translation MADEFGHLPRGPARIAKATQWSMQGLRAAWLHESSFRLEVYLFVILTPLGWWLGQTPVERVLLIGSMMLVLSVELLNSAVEAVIERYGPEFHELAGRAKDMGSAAVFVVMMNVLLTWGAIVLPRLL, via the coding sequence ATGGCCGACGAATTCGGACACCTTCCGCGCGGTCCGGCGCGGATCGCCAAAGCCACCCAGTGGTCGATGCAGGGCCTGCGTGCCGCCTGGCTGCACGAGTCCTCCTTCCGCCTGGAGGTGTACCTGTTCGTGATCCTCACCCCGTTGGGCTGGTGGCTCGGGCAGACGCCGGTGGAACGCGTGCTGCTGATCGGCTCGATGATGCTGGTGCTCAGCGTCGAGCTGCTCAACTCGGCGGTGGAGGCGGTGATCGAACGCTATGGCCCCGAATTCCACGAACTGGCCGGCCGCGCGAAGGACATGGGTTCTGCGGCGGTGTTCGTGGTGATGATGAACGTCTTGCTGACCTGGGGCGCGATCGTGCTGCCCCGGCTGCTCTGA